The sequence below is a genomic window from Stigmatopora nigra isolate UIUO_SnigA chromosome 4, RoL_Snig_1.1, whole genome shotgun sequence.
CAGCGAGTTAGCCGCAATGCTAACTCTACCGCTACCCGGTAGCAAGACACGAGACAACGCCACAATAAAACGTGTACTCATTCAAGTGCAAAAAACGAATACAACCGTATCATATCACGTGTTTATAACACGAACCGTTAGTGTACttaaatactattaaacacaggTTCACGTCGCTAGTGATGCTAGCTGGCTAAGCGTACCTGTCTAACCAGAAAGACGTGGTCGACTGTAGTGCGGCTAACATGTGTCTTACCTTTTTCCTCGAAAATGTTGTCCGAGTCAACGCCTAGCACTGTAAAAACCGTCTCACCGGTTGCACACGCCGGTGAATAAAGGCAGAATTGACCGTGTTCATATATTTGCCCGACGGTGGAGCGTTCAGCGTGGAACACTTGACGACTTTCATTCAAAGTATGAGTGTACCTACAGTGGCTGCTAGCTGCAGTGCAACGTAACGCAGTGGATGATTGACATCCATTCCGACCAATCACATTCTTCCTGTATTTCCTCTTACCGGTCCAGCTGCGTCTTCACTCCACGTTTCTTTTTCCGAGACGCTATAAAAAAACGTGTTCATAAACATGCTTCTTGCGTGGCGTTTTTCACAATTGTTTACCAATGACggtgataaacgtccaatctacTAGAATGGGACAGCTAAAAAGAATTTAACGTTTAACGCTGTCAATGGGAGTGGTGATTGAGCGACGAGATACTTATTATTAATTCATACGCGTGGCCTAGAGGTTTTTGACCCGCCCTCTTTTGGCGTACGTCCGTGAATGGCTGAGCTTTTATCCAATCAGGAGCGTCCAACGCAAACGTAAGGCTTGAGCAAAGTGGAGCGACCCAAAAGGTTGCTATGGtaacttttaatcaatttcgTACATGTTGAGCGTTCTCATTACAGGCACTACTCCTTTAACACTTTATGGggaaaattaataattttggtcattaaaacaaaaataaatatgtgaacATCACATTTTAGGCAATGTGACCACATTATTAGTAGTTTTTGGTATACAACAGTGGACTAACTACATGACCCAAATTTGTACTACaggtttcaattattttttttcagctctTTATCACGACTGTATCTTTGAGATAGATTATATTTTGTGCAAACATTTGCTTTTctttgtgtatatacacatttcTCAAATTGACGGCTGTTCTTAAAGCAAATTCAATTATTCAATTCTTTTGGGTTAGCATATCCTGTTTTAGACATGACATAAAACGTGTTGGCAATTGCAAATGTTTTATGCAATAAATACTATTAGTAATTTATAGCGTAAGAGGGCAGCCCggcggataagtggttagcatgtcagcctcaccgCGAGagatttgggttcaaatcaaggtcagttcacctgtgtagagtttgcatgttctcccttggcctatttgggttttctctgggtacttacACATTCCAAAggcgtgcatggtaggctgattcaGTAGGTTGTCTTCCCACCtctggccccaagtcagctgtaaaaggctccagcaccccctgcgaccttagtgaggataaatacAATCTTGCAAAAGCCAATAGTTTGATTTTGAAAATTTGTTCAATGCTGAAATTCCAAATCTTGGACTTCTAAAAGaccaaaaattgaaaaaaaaaatcatactataGCTGTTGGTTTGAACATTGTTAAAACTTTAGCCACAATTGAGGTCCTGTCCTTCTTTTTTGGTGACCTTCTACTTTGATTTTTCAGTCAAATAGCCACTCACACAATATAGCTGCAAtgtaatgacatttatttttttgtagactgCACTTTGCCAAACATTTCTATTGATTGAAAATCCAAATGTGCATACTGAAAAGAACTCCTCTCTTTGGCATGCATAGACTTTTTGCTTCAACAACACAGATTTGcaagacttttgttttttttttaccacagctACAATCATATTGACACTAACATTCGCTAAACACCGCCCACACACgccattcctaaaaaaaaaaaaaaaaagcatgacacGAACCTGCTCATCATTGCCGAGTACTTTGGTCGTCTAGATTTCAGCTCGGACgggaaaatcaaccaaaaaacaacaacaacaaaaaaaacggagATGTGTACATAAACTGCTGGCGGTGGGAATTCGGCGGTAACATTCGACAAGTTCACAGTTGTGTGTTCGTACATTTTGTAGTTtcgccgattttttttttttacggcaaTGGACAAACACTTGATACAGATGTAGTATTGCTACGTGGGCTCTTTACCGAGACCCCGATGTCACACAAAAAGACGTcccaaatatacatttttctaactctaagtcaagggtgtcagactcgggttggttcgtgagcCGCATTAAcattaacttgattttatgtgggccattttagatataatatttagatttttttaaataaacggattaaaagaactggattaaaagccctgattattcagttttttatagatctaaaacaatgtttactttagcttttttatatatatattttttagattttacaaaatgatttttaaactaaaaacagaaaaaatgattaaaaaaatgacaattattgatttaaaagggggaaaaatacggaaatataatatacatctatactcttcattttaatttgatcctaaaagagaaagtcagcactcatgattgacttttccgggccacacaaaatgattcggcgggccagatttggcccccgggccgccactttgacacctattcTCTAAATTGAATCTACATTTATTCTCACATCCAGACAGAGTGATATTTTCTAAGACATTAAACAACATCGAGACGAAACGCCGACATTGGACGAGACGGGATGAAGTCAAGTGAGatttaaagtgcaaaaaaaaaaacccaatatacAATCGTCAAGATAGGCTACAACGAGTTCCGCCTCCATCGGACTGGAGACGCTCGGgaagaacacttttttttgattGAACGTTCGAGCCGTCGGAATTTCCAGTCTTGGCCACGATCGGATCAGAATCGCTCGGGGAAAATCTTGGCCTGTCTTCGAGGAGCGAATTTCCTCGTTCACGATCTTTCCACGCACTCAACGCGACATCATCCGAACAAACTCTgccaaaggaagaaaaaaaacctcccaatATGGTCGCAAACATCATCTATAAATAACCCAAACCTGGTATCTTTACCTTCAAAGTCCACCAAGCCGTCACCATTCAAATCAACTTCCCGCAGAATATCCTCCACTTCATTCAGCCCAACCTGCAAAAATCAAATGGTGGTAGTCAGTAGCCatctttaaacaaaaaataaaaaatactccaAGTCAATGAAACCTTACCTGATGACCCAAAAGCTTTCGCATGGCATCCCGAAGTTCGGATGTACTTATAGCGCCATCTCCATTAGTGTCAAACTAACAATGCAAAAACAATTAAGTGGAAAATTAACGTAACTGACGGACTATAAATTGCCACATTCTTACCTCTCTGAAGGCCTCTTTTAATTCTTTAATTCCAATCATGTCTGCCGTTTCAGCAAGGAGTTTCGGACCCATCAATTCCACAAAATCCTCAAAATCAACATGGCCGCCCACTAGAGAAAGaccaaatttaaaatatatatatatatattcccaaGTGAAAACTTTACAATAGCATTGAAAACCAGTTCTTACAGTTCATATTAATCTGCTGGCTCAATTCAATCAGTTCCATTTCAGTTGGCATGTATCCCATAGTTCTCATGCAGTTTCCAAGATCTTTACAGCTAATGAAGCCATCTTTGTCCTTGTCAAATTCTTTAAATGCATCCCGCAACTCTgtttaaaaaagacattattcATTTGGGCATTTGTTGTTTGGCAATTTATTAATAAAGACAAATCAACTTACCATCCATCTCCTCTGGACGAAGTTCTCTGTCCTAcaaagtcaagaaaataaatcacgtcagtacaaatataaacaaatcCAACATGACTGATTTCCATACAAAGAACAGCAATGATTTCTACAAAACGACATTTAAACATAGAACTTGAATACCGtaatttccgcactataagatGCACTTTCAATGAATGTCCTCTcgcaaaatttgtttcatatataaggcgcaacaGATAAGACatcacagtagtagtagtagtagtaatagtggtggtgGCAGGTGTAGTAATTGGTAGTGATGTtctagattagattagagtatgttggattatattagattagaattttatttcatcccatattcgggtaATTTCttgattgcagtagcaagacaaacAAAAGACAATACATTGAAGACCTAGGTAAGAATATACATGTACTAGATGgcactgtagtagtagtagtagtagagtattgtgttatacatcaacgaTCTGAAGCTGTGCTAATGGGAATTTCTTACAATTACTAACTAATATTAATCCATATATAATGGGAGACTGCTGGCTTTTTCAggaaattgaattttttctAATGCGCCTtgtagtgcggaaaatacaccATTTAACATGGATTgggcgtttttttttcatccattatgCAACAACACTAAAAGTAGACAAACAAAAGAATGTAAACACACGTTCCAAATGATCTGGAGCCCCAAAGATTCTCGCTGACAATGAACGCAACCTTTAAAGGGCAAAGACAGGGGGGCAGACATATCCCAGAAGTGACAGGGGTTAACAACACCAGAACTAAGTGTAAACACAACATTAAGGCATGACGCAAGTTTGAAGGCGTTGGAAACAACTGAGAGGCGAGAAAACACAAGCGGGTGATTAAATATGGAACATCAGCAATTCTTGTCACGGCGGTGACGGACGGGTCATCAAACGTCAGCACATCCAGTGACAGATTTTGCATGACCGCTTGTTCCCATGTACTGCATTCTAAACAGTTTTTGGATTGTCATATGTATCCATAAAATGCTAAAAGTGCGCCATCTTAATATATTGTCAGGTTATATTAGGAGTTTGGAACATTTGTCACATAATTGttgagaatcttaacatattGTTCTTAAGCAGTGTGCACTAAGTAGCTTTACAGTATGTTCAGAAAACTCACCAGATAGTACGTTAGGTATCCATTCATAAAATCCTATTTAAGGGATAcagaaattcatatttttttaaaatttaatgattGTCTTTTTTGGCTGATATTGTCTGACAAGTGTTAATTTAACACTGTGTCAATATGTTTaactttcctatttttttaatgttcttgtatttttttaaagcttttaccCAAATGAAACATAAAACTCTCTTTTTAAATGGTGATATTGCTTCCATAATTATAAATATGCTATGTAATTCATGCTTCAGGTAAATACCAAAACTCTAGTATAAACAAATATTAATgtgcatatttttaaacatatgcACTTGGtaggaaaatgtcatttttacatgGTGATAATTGTAAATATGCAATTTATGCGTAGAAGAGTCAATTAGCAAAGCATGTGGACAAAAGGTGGAAAAACCGGGTTGTTGTAAACTTTTGCAGTCTGTTTTACAATGTGTCAACATGAATAATAGAAGAATATGTTTGCTTTGATATAGACAGGTTTATGGGCCTTATTTACTTAGTCATTTATCATATAGATGACTTGATATTTTAAATTCATACTTTTAACAACGTAATTGCATTGACTAACCCAATTTATATGATTAGGGAAGATTGGAACAATAATTGTAATGTATTCTAATGGAGGGAGCCGAGCAAAAGAGGGTGACGTAGAGAACGCTCActatgaaaacaatttaaaagcaTCGATAAAAGGCTCGATGCCAAGTTTCCATTTAGCGCGCATTACGCTTTGCTCGGGGCAAGAAGGGTAAACATGTTCGGGAGCggggaaataaaatatattgctATAACAACCTCATAAAGCTAACAAAATGACAACTGTCCTTTTCGGGGAAGAACTGGAGAAAAACATTTCTGACAATTATTCGGTAGTAGTCGGATACAAACAATTACAAAAGAGGCGCCCGTTAAAACCTGAGTTGTATTTAATGCTCAgttttgacctacaaaaagtagtagtggtggtggtagcagtagttgtagtggttgtagtggtagtagcaggggtagctgcagtagtagtagtagtagtagtagtcatagttgttgtagtggtagtagtagtcatagttgtagtagtagtcagtgGTAGCGGTAGCAGTCAATGTCATTgttgtagtagtaacagtagtagtcaTAATGGTAGTGGTCATTgccgttgttgttgtagtagcagtagcagtagtagtagtagtagtagtagtcatagtggtagCGGTCATTgccgttgttgttgtagtagcagtagtagtagtagtagcggtcaTTGccattgttgtagtagtagcagtagtagtagtagtcagtgGTCCCGGTAGTGGTTATTGtcattgttgtagtagtagtagtagtagtagtagtagtgggagcagtagtagtagtggtggtggtagcggtaatagtagtagtggtggtggtagcagtaatagtagtagtggtattgGAGCGTAGTATTAGTCATT
It includes:
- the cabp1a gene encoding calcium-binding protein 1a isoform X2, with amino-acid sequence MGLVETRIYSPLKGRAANVTEKRPSWSFLMPFFSFGMGNCLDSALTVDRELRPEEMDELRDAFKEFDKDKDGFISCKDLGNCMRTMGYMPTEMELIELSQQINMNLGGHVDFEDFVELMGPKLLAETADMIGIKELKEAFREFDTNGDGAISTSELRDAMRKLLGHQVGLNEVEDILREVDLNGDGLVDFEEFVRMMSR